The Candidatus Aegiribacteria sp. genome window below encodes:
- a CDS encoding methyltransferase domain-containing protein produces MTDKNRRDWSEKDLKKHIVDQRKYLWRESTIERIASWLNLKSGITAVDIGCGLGYLGWTFWPHFGAGSTYIGVDCSIKLLREAKETSFVWSEGGRAFFANGSTYNIPLPDECADWVMCQTLLMHLEFPEDAMNEMIRITKPGGVIMCMEPDNISSSLSVVSNSVHSPSIKEKLEQFKMQLIWAEGRKKLGRGDWGIGTRVPKMMADQGLMNIDALYNDSPRFIHPPYETEVQKYSIEKMPEHIKDKDEGTRKLLWKEYKECFLAGGGSLSTYYRYKKNSEEKQEKYEPIILNQLENKTYYGGINGSHFFCIRGFKPEG; encoded by the coding sequence ATGACAGATAAGAACAGAAGAGACTGGTCCGAAAAGGATCTGAAGAAGCATATTGTCGATCAAAGGAAATACCTCTGGCGCGAAAGCACCATTGAAAGAATAGCCTCATGGCTTAACCTAAAAAGCGGAATAACTGCGGTTGATATCGGATGCGGACTCGGCTATCTGGGCTGGACCTTCTGGCCGCACTTCGGCGCTGGCAGTACTTACATCGGTGTTGATTGCTCTATCAAACTCCTCCGGGAGGCAAAGGAAACTTCTTTTGTATGGTCAGAGGGCGGCAGGGCGTTTTTCGCGAATGGCTCTACATACAACATCCCCCTGCCCGATGAATGCGCTGACTGGGTAATGTGCCAGACGCTGCTGATGCACCTCGAGTTTCCCGAAGACGCTATGAACGAAATGATCAGGATAACAAAACCCGGCGGCGTTATCATGTGCATGGAACCGGACAACATATCCTCGTCGCTCAGCGTTGTATCGAATTCGGTACACTCACCTTCTATCAAGGAGAAACTTGAGCAATTCAAGATGCAGCTGATCTGGGCTGAAGGGAGAAAAAAACTCGGAAGGGGGGATTGGGGAATAGGTACAAGAGTTCCTAAAATGATGGCTGACCAGGGGCTGATGAATATCGATGCTCTATACAATGATTCCCCCCGTTTCATCCATCCACCGTACGAGACGGAAGTACAGAAGTACAGTATTGAGAAAATGCCTGAACATATCAAGGATAAAGATGAGGGCACAAGGAAGCTGCTCTGGAAGGAATACAAAGAATGTTTCCTCGCCGGAGGCGGTTCACTGTCCACCTATTACAGGTACAAAAAAAACAGTGAGGAGAAGCAGGAGAAGTACGAACCGATAATTCTGAATCAACTGGAAAACAAAACCTACTATGGTGGCATCAACGGCTCTCACTTTTTCTGCATAAGGGGATTCAAGCCGGAAGGATGA
- a CDS encoding PUR family DNA/RNA-binding protein — protein MKQAGIDKPLKKADTGGERMFTLKGEEEMGNQNESLFSGRVLAGRTTYFIDVRQAVNDRFYLSLTESRRVSDSDFDQNRVFLFEENLEEIGAMLSEAADELRMAAEKRGNLPQDGSSGKYERSGKTWTEEEESILQEEFRKNTLRDDIASKLKRSSYAITLRLEKLGLIEKEEKAVV, from the coding sequence TTGAAGCAGGCGGGTATTGACAAGCCCTTAAAAAAAGCGGACACTGGTGGTGAACGGATGTTTACACTGAAGGGAGAAGAAGAAATGGGTAACCAGAACGAATCATTGTTCAGCGGAAGGGTGTTGGCCGGAAGAACAACTTACTTCATAGATGTAAGGCAGGCCGTCAACGACAGGTTCTACCTTTCATTAACGGAATCCCGCAGAGTATCCGATTCCGATTTCGACCAGAACAGGGTTTTTCTTTTCGAAGAAAACCTTGAAGAAATTGGTGCCATGCTCTCAGAAGCAGCTGATGAACTCAGGATGGCCGCCGAAAAAAGAGGAAACCTGCCACAGGATGGCTCATCCGGCAAGTACGAACGCAGCGGAAAAACCTGGACAGAGGAAGAAGAAAGTATTCTGCAGGAAGAATTCCGAAAAAATACACTGCGAGACGATATTGCATCTAAATTGAAAAGAAGCAGCTATGCAATAACCCTCAGACTGGAAAAGCTGGGTCTTATAGAAAAGGAGGAAAAAGCAGTAGTGTAA
- a CDS encoding PAS domain S-box protein: MKAEKKYTVYRSLVSISFGLLGFAANFVTIDFSFPPYTATVLIGLLFPLLITLAWGWKYGLLSALAGGCQTMWWLWGPANGYATLFVVPPFTIWIVWHGYFANLRRKQKKCKWWLSMYAVEFPFRILNTINLYTLSRWAITWNPPAWGLAPASSNVIPMSFSHFVVIKQFVVAYIILLLADVLLNLGIVRKFLKLRKSISYRKTAHIIGFALLIGAFFWIVDSFLGYYTFHSGSSFLDLFALRIPSYVLYMRAALILACLTGGVVASGFLRKQHENEVILRESEEKLRLISDSAEDSIIMMNNDGNVCHWNKASEEMFGYKAEDIIGKNLHATLMPPRFIEVFRKGFRKFADSGKGPAIGKTMEMVALKKDGTEFPVELSISSVRIKDKWGAVSIVRDITERRKATEALRESEKRFRQVSECAEEWIWEVDANALYTYASPVVEKLIGYKPEEIVGKKHSYDLFHTDDIEPLKKATLEIFSEKKPLFRFPNRNVHKNGNIVWLLTSGLPILDEEGNLLGYRGTDIDITEQKKLERQKEILQKKLFKTEKLETIGTLAGGIAHDFNNILTPIIGYTDMALSNLPSDNPVRTDLEEILNGANRAKDLVNQILTFSQQMEKEKEPLRLHLIVNEALKLMRPSIPATIEIKRNIDESCPVILADPIQMHEVVVNLCTNAYQAMEREGGVITIELKPAYVDKTIADSYPNLKQGKYIRLTVSDTGHGIIDDILGHIFEPFFTTKGYSKGSGMGLSIVHGIVQSHDGEIIVYSEPGKGTAFHIYLPVTEEAEKPVKVKDDSLHYGHEAILIVDDEEAVTRMLEKILRQLGYEVDAFNTPADALESFRKAENKYDIVLTDLTMPGMTGLDLAEEIRKLHSEIPIVLMTGYGLQNHEDIRRKNVSKIVGKPIDIRELTSTIRDILRS; the protein is encoded by the coding sequence ATGAAAGCGGAGAAGAAATACACTGTTTATAGAAGTCTTGTTTCAATTTCCTTCGGTCTGCTTGGGTTTGCGGCAAATTTCGTTACTATAGATTTTTCTTTCCCTCCATATACCGCGACGGTTCTGATAGGTCTTTTGTTTCCGTTACTGATAACGCTTGCCTGGGGATGGAAATACGGTTTGCTGTCCGCTTTGGCCGGTGGTTGTCAAACGATGTGGTGGCTGTGGGGTCCTGCCAACGGTTATGCCACATTGTTCGTTGTGCCGCCATTTACAATCTGGATAGTATGGCATGGTTATTTTGCGAACCTTCGCAGAAAACAGAAGAAATGTAAATGGTGGCTGAGCATGTACGCTGTTGAATTTCCATTTCGAATACTGAACACAATTAATCTCTATACATTATCAAGATGGGCTATTACATGGAATCCACCTGCCTGGGGGTTGGCTCCGGCTTCATCAAACGTAATCCCGATGAGCTTTTCACACTTCGTAGTAATAAAGCAGTTCGTTGTAGCTTACATAATTCTGCTGTTGGCGGACGTACTATTGAACCTTGGTATCGTAAGAAAATTCCTCAAATTAAGAAAAAGCATTTCATACAGGAAAACAGCTCATATCATAGGCTTTGCGCTTCTGATCGGCGCTTTCTTCTGGATTGTTGACAGCTTTCTCGGATACTATACATTTCATTCCGGCAGTTCTTTTCTCGATTTGTTTGCTCTGAGAATTCCATCTTACGTACTGTACATGCGAGCCGCGCTTATTCTTGCCTGTCTGACAGGGGGAGTAGTAGCATCAGGGTTCCTCCGCAAACAGCACGAAAACGAAGTCATTCTGCGGGAAAGCGAGGAAAAATTAAGGTTAATCAGTGATTCCGCAGAAGACTCGATAATAATGATGAACAATGATGGAAATGTCTGTCATTGGAACAAAGCGTCAGAGGAAATGTTCGGTTATAAAGCGGAAGACATTATTGGAAAGAATCTTCACGCGACTCTTATGCCGCCACGTTTTATTGAAGTCTTTCGAAAGGGTTTCAGGAAATTCGCGGATTCTGGCAAAGGGCCTGCTATCGGGAAAACAATGGAAATGGTGGCCTTGAAGAAGGACGGGACAGAATTTCCGGTAGAGCTGTCAATCTCTTCCGTGAGAATAAAGGATAAATGGGGCGCGGTGAGCATTGTAAGAGATATCACCGAGCGAAGGAAAGCAACGGAAGCGCTTCGCGAGAGTGAGAAACGCTTCCGGCAGGTATCCGAATGCGCGGAGGAATGGATATGGGAAGTTGATGCAAATGCATTGTATACCTACGCAAGCCCTGTAGTGGAGAAGCTGATTGGATACAAACCTGAGGAAATCGTGGGAAAGAAGCATTCGTACGATCTATTCCACACTGATGATATTGAGCCGCTGAAAAAAGCAACCCTTGAAATATTTTCTGAAAAGAAACCACTTTTCAGATTTCCGAATCGTAACGTTCATAAAAACGGAAACATCGTATGGCTCCTGACAAGCGGCCTTCCAATCCTTGACGAAGAAGGAAACCTGCTAGGTTATCGAGGCACGGACATCGACATCACCGAACAAAAGAAATTGGAAAGACAGAAGGAGATACTGCAGAAAAAACTATTCAAGACGGAGAAACTGGAAACCATAGGTACTCTGGCAGGCGGAATCGCTCACGATTTCAATAATATCCTTACTCCAATTATCGGTTATACCGACATGGCTCTGTCGAACCTGCCATCTGATAATCCTGTCCGCACAGATCTTGAAGAGATCCTTAATGGAGCCAACCGCGCTAAAGATCTTGTTAATCAGATACTGACATTCAGCCAGCAGATGGAAAAAGAAAAAGAACCGCTTCGACTGCACCTGATTGTAAATGAAGCGTTAAAACTGATGCGTCCATCCATCCCGGCAACGATTGAAATCAAGCGGAATATCGACGAATCCTGTCCGGTGATTCTTGCCGACCCGATACAGATGCATGAGGTTGTTGTGAATTTATGTACTAACGCTTACCAGGCGATGGAAAGGGAAGGAGGAGTAATTACTATTGAATTGAAACCTGCATATGTTGATAAAACCATTGCAGATTCTTATCCTAACCTCAAGCAGGGGAAATACATTCGTCTGACTGTCAGCGATACGGGTCACGGAATAATCGACGATATACTGGGTCATATTTTCGAACCATTTTTCACAACTAAAGGCTATAGCAAGGGCAGTGGTATGGGCCTTTCGATAGTACATGGCATTGTACAGAGCCATGACGGAGAAATCATTGTATACAGCGAACCGGGCAAAGGCACGGCATTTCATATATATCTCCCTGTTACAGAAGAGGCTGAAAAACCAGTTAAGGTAAAAGACGATTCTCTTCATTACGGACATGAGGCGATTCTTATCGTTGATGATGAGGAAGCTGTTACAAGGATGCTGGAAAAAATTCTAAGGCAGCTTGGCTACGAAGTTGATGCTTTTAATACTCCTGCTGACGCACTGGAGTCATTTCGCAAAGCTGAAAACAAATACGATATTGTACTCACCGATTTAACCATGCCAGGAATGACCGGACTGGATCTGGCAGAAGAAATAAGAAAACTTCATTCGGAGATTCCTATAGTACTTATGACAGGTTACGGTCTGCAAAATCATGAAGATATCCGGCGGAAGAATGTCAGTAAGATAGTTGGGAAACCAATTGATATTCGGGAATTGACTTCAACTATCCGAGACATACTGAGAAGCTGA
- a CDS encoding MGMT family protein — translation MYERIYSTVSMIPPGSVATYGQIAGIAGRCSARNVGYAMSSVPPGSDTPWHRVINSRGSISVRSSGETCSAQRQMLESEGIIFNTRGIVNLDRFGWPGLPTDHESDDR, via the coding sequence ATGTACGAAAGAATCTACTCGACAGTGAGCATGATTCCCCCTGGTAGCGTCGCTACCTATGGGCAAATAGCGGGGATAGCTGGAAGATGCTCCGCGAGAAACGTGGGCTACGCGATGTCCTCTGTTCCTCCTGGAAGTGATACCCCCTGGCACAGAGTCATTAACAGCAGAGGAAGTATAAGCGTCAGAAGCAGTGGAGAAACGTGCTCTGCACAGAGACAAATGCTGGAGAGCGAGGGGATTATCTTCAACACCAGGGGAATTGTAAACCTGGACAGGTTCGGCTGGCCAGGACTTCCGACCGATCACGAATCAGATGACAGATAA
- a CDS encoding sensor domain-containing protein, giving the protein MIKLIEDYLNAFREELKGSDRATIQDALSDAEDHLSTALDTELSEHPEETKEEAAKSIIFRYGEPVEVAEHYRNVEKFTTPALSSAKRTGQGLSAFIGVIADPSAWASLLYMILSLATGIIYFTWAVTGISLSAGLLILIVGVPLAWLFFLSFRGLAFVEGRIVEALLGVRMPRRAVFVRKGKGWWGSVKGIFSAGSTWSSLIYLILMLPLGVLYFSVFITLISVSFALITDPIFELILKVPVFDFPEVWWTPVWLMPFIVLAGVVLFLLTLRLAKIAGKLQGRLARTMLVSG; this is encoded by the coding sequence ATGATTAAGCTGATTGAAGATTACCTGAATGCTTTCAGAGAAGAACTGAAAGGAAGCGACAGAGCAACCATACAGGACGCATTGTCCGATGCGGAGGATCACCTGAGTACAGCTCTTGATACAGAACTGTCCGAGCATCCTGAGGAAACTAAGGAAGAAGCAGCAAAGAGTATCATTTTCAGGTACGGTGAGCCTGTGGAAGTGGCGGAACACTATCGTAATGTGGAAAAATTTACTACTCCCGCTCTTTCTTCTGCGAAACGAACCGGACAGGGATTGTCCGCATTCATTGGTGTAATTGCTGATCCCTCAGCCTGGGCCTCGTTGCTGTATATGATCCTTTCACTGGCTACAGGTATAATTTACTTCACATGGGCTGTTACAGGTATTTCCCTTTCCGCAGGACTGTTGATACTCATCGTAGGTGTTCCACTTGCCTGGTTGTTCTTTCTTTCTTTCAGGGGTCTTGCGTTCGTTGAGGGCAGAATAGTTGAAGCGCTTCTTGGCGTTAGAATGCCCAGGAGAGCGGTATTTGTAAGAAAGGGCAAAGGATGGTGGGGAAGTGTTAAGGGAATATTTTCAGCGGGAAGTACATGGTCTTCGCTTATTTATCTGATACTTATGCTGCCGCTGGGCGTGTTGTACTTCAGTGTATTCATCACTCTTATATCAGTATCGTTTGCACTGATCACCGATCCCATATTCGAGCTTATTCTGAAAGTACCCGTATTCGATTTTCCAGAAGTCTGGTGGACTCCCGTCTGGCTTATGCCCTTTATTGTTCTGGCTGGAGTTGTGCTTTTTCTTTTAACGTTGCGCCTTGCGAAAATTGCGGGAAAACTTCAAGGCAGGCTTGCTAGAACCATGCTGGTAAGCGGATAA
- a CDS encoding cobalamin-dependent protein (Presence of a B(12) (cobalamin)-binding domain implies dependence on cobalamin itself, in one of its several forms, or in some unusual lineages, dependence on a cobalamin-like analog.), with protein MKILLISSNRERHPWPVPPLGACYVASSLEREGFEVQLLDILFSGNPPSEIADRINQFAPDLVGISIRNIDNVDQQSPCFYLEDVKKNIVDPARNAASMPLVIGGSAVSIMPERIMDYLGVDYAICGEGENAFVEFARRVESGSDISSIDGLLYRKKERIVRNPVRRIENLDDLALPRMYRWVDWKKYSLDYAPYSIQTKRGCALKCSYCVYNEIEGCSYRLRDPALIVDEIEDIVANCKPNVIEFTDSTFNIPLDHAIAICREIIRRKIRTSFNTMGINPSAVTAELAGLMKEANFIEVSCTPESGSEKMLKTLGKNFTVESVELAARVLNDSGIPVVWYFLFGGPGENESTIKETFRFIDKNIGRRDLVFITSGIRVLPGAPLYGYALTTGQISVNSDLLRPVWLQPKEISIKEMLYMINREVINHSNYINLQDNSESTLLARTLKRLYSVLRLKEPLWTNIMRRDLIYRISGYNRYRLKNLEKEYRKGF; from the coding sequence GTGAAGATACTTCTGATCTCTTCAAATAGAGAGAGACATCCCTGGCCGGTTCCTCCTCTCGGAGCCTGCTATGTTGCTTCAAGCCTTGAACGGGAAGGCTTTGAAGTTCAACTGCTGGACATACTTTTTTCCGGCAATCCGCCATCCGAGATAGCAGACAGGATCAATCAGTTCGCGCCGGATCTGGTGGGAATATCGATCAGGAATATTGACAATGTTGACCAGCAGTCCCCCTGCTTTTACCTGGAGGATGTCAAGAAGAATATCGTTGATCCTGCACGAAATGCTGCGTCAATGCCACTCGTTATAGGAGGCTCAGCTGTAAGCATCATGCCAGAACGGATCATGGATTATCTCGGTGTGGATTACGCCATATGCGGGGAAGGCGAGAACGCTTTTGTGGAATTCGCGCGCAGGGTTGAATCCGGATCGGATATCTCTTCTATCGACGGGCTTCTGTACAGAAAAAAGGAAAGGATTGTAAGGAATCCCGTCCGGAGAATTGAGAACCTCGATGACCTGGCTTTGCCTCGGATGTACAGGTGGGTCGACTGGAAAAAGTACAGCCTTGATTACGCTCCGTACTCCATTCAGACTAAACGTGGCTGCGCCCTGAAATGCAGCTACTGTGTTTACAACGAAATCGAGGGATGCAGCTACAGACTGAGAGATCCTGCATTAATTGTTGACGAGATCGAGGATATTGTAGCGAACTGTAAGCCCAATGTGATAGAATTCACCGATTCCACATTCAACATTCCGCTGGACCATGCCATTGCCATCTGCCGGGAGATTATCAGGAGAAAGATCAGGACCTCTTTCAATACCATGGGGATCAATCCGTCAGCCGTTACCGCGGAGCTGGCGGGACTGATGAAGGAGGCAAATTTCATAGAAGTGTCCTGTACGCCCGAATCAGGTTCTGAGAAAATGCTGAAAACACTGGGTAAGAATTTCACAGTGGAAAGTGTTGAACTAGCCGCCAGGGTTTTAAACGATAGCGGTATACCGGTGGTCTGGTATTTCCTCTTCGGTGGGCCGGGTGAGAACGAGTCCACTATCAAAGAGACCTTCAGGTTCATCGATAAGAACATCGGCAGACGGGATCTTGTTTTCATTACAAGCGGTATAAGAGTGTTACCTGGTGCGCCACTTTACGGCTATGCTCTTACAACCGGTCAAATTTCTGTTAATTCGGATCTATTGAGGCCGGTCTGGCTTCAACCGAAGGAAATCAGTATAAAAGAAATGCTTTACATGATAAACAGGGAAGTAATCAACCACTCGAACTATATCAACCTTCAGGATAATTCGGAGAGTACCCTTCTGGCGCGAACTCTTAAGAGGTTGTACTCGGTTCTCAGGCTGAAGGAGCCTCTCTGGACTAACATTATGCGAAGAGATTTAATATATAGAATATCCGGATATAATCGGTACAGATTGAAGAACCTGGAGAAGGAATACCGCAAGGGATTTTGA
- a CDS encoding FIST C-terminal domain-containing protein, translating into MAYVGISSDTDSEKAGREAAGLAKNQFKNKESVSWVLAFCGGRHEPDSVLTGIRSELGDVAVYGGATAGIITNDSLGYTGYECGLAAFTSDFTAPGLVVNNNLKAGEFKAGKEIGLALDELTNEGDTVLIFYTNLRSTPPPVLYTGSTLMDGVYSGLKKDTLNIIGSGLVGDFTFSPSFVFDGRGVVKHSVIGIILSGELTPHTTIMHGCKPISSFKEITKIDGPVLYELDGRPATDVFSEMLGIDPEDICNSKIPFIVTLGKKYGEPYSPFNEQMYVNRLIIDSNPEEGSVTIFEADFQQGDIVQVMSRDNQLMVESVNKGTTELLETVDLGKAKFALYIDCAGRASSFSGSETEEADVVRKTVGGSMPFLGFYSGVEIAPLLGRSRPLDWTGVLTIFTNG; encoded by the coding sequence ATGGCTTATGTAGGTATCAGCAGCGATACGGATTCGGAAAAGGCCGGCAGGGAAGCCGCCGGCCTGGCGAAGAACCAGTTCAAAAACAAGGAATCCGTCTCGTGGGTGCTGGCGTTCTGCGGCGGCAGGCATGAACCTGACAGTGTTCTCACGGGAATAAGATCCGAGCTTGGTGACGTAGCGGTTTACGGCGGGGCAACGGCTGGAATCATTACGAACGACTCACTTGGATACACGGGCTACGAATGCGGCCTTGCCGCATTCACTTCCGATTTCACTGCACCCGGCTTAGTGGTGAATAACAATTTAAAAGCGGGTGAGTTCAAGGCTGGAAAAGAGATCGGTCTCGCTCTGGATGAATTGACGAACGAAGGCGACACAGTACTCATTTTTTACACCAACCTTCGATCAACACCGCCCCCTGTACTCTATACCGGCAGCACGTTGATGGACGGTGTATATTCTGGCCTTAAGAAAGATACTCTGAATATAATCGGTTCGGGCCTGGTTGGAGATTTCACATTTTCACCCAGTTTCGTTTTCGATGGCCGCGGAGTAGTCAAGCATTCAGTTATCGGGATAATCCTTTCGGGGGAATTGACTCCACATACTACCATAATGCATGGATGCAAACCTATCAGCTCATTTAAGGAAATAACAAAGATCGATGGCCCTGTCCTCTACGAACTTGATGGCCGTCCCGCAACGGATGTTTTCAGCGAGATGCTGGGGATTGACCCTGAAGATATATGCAACTCAAAAATCCCTTTCATAGTTACTCTCGGTAAGAAGTATGGAGAACCGTACTCCCCCTTCAATGAACAGATGTATGTAAATCGCCTTATTATTGATTCAAACCCTGAAGAGGGTTCTGTAACTATCTTCGAGGCGGATTTCCAGCAGGGAGATATTGTTCAGGTAATGTCGCGGGACAATCAGTTGATGGTTGAATCCGTTAATAAGGGAACCACAGAACTGCTCGAAACCGTTGACCTGGGAAAAGCGAAGTTCGCCCTCTATATTGACTGCGCGGGTAGAGCTTCCAGCTTCAGCGGTTCTGAGACCGAGGAGGCTGACGTCGTCAGGAAGACAGTTGGTGGAAGTATGCCATTCCTGGGCTTCTACTCAGGTGTGGAGATCGCACCGCTCCTTGGCCGCAGCCGCCCGCTGGACTGGACAGGAGTTTTGACAATATTCACAAATGGATAG
- a CDS encoding YgiQ family radical SAM protein — MIKAVSFLPVTRKEMETLEWDFCDIILITGDAYVDHPSFGAAVIGRYLENMGYRVGIIPQPDISSPDDFLRLGVPKLFVGITSGAMDSMVNHYTSLKRIRSNDAYSEGGKPGRRPDRALMKYVNLAQRTMPGVPVVIGGIEASLRRLSHYDYWSDRVRKSILLDTKADILVYGMGEKATGEIAGALSSGRDISGIRGTAVYTSEKSLCEMDLDQYIELPSHEEVSSSSDSFMETTKILESEISPFSGSTLIQKADSRAVIVYPPQYPLSTDEMDSVYDLPYSREPHPIYTEEIPAFSMIQNSITVVRGCAGGCSFCALGLHQGKLISSRSRNSVVREVKTLTGKPYFRGTVTDLGGPTANLYGLGCAGGEALHECRRYSCLYPDICENFKTDHSPYIELLDAVANISGVRNVFVSSGIRFDVALRDRGFIEKLVRDNVSGYLKIAPEHFDPDVLKLMRKPPPDIWRRFKVLFEDISQEAGKEQYIEPYILVAAPGCDMKQMHRAAAELRSQRMRPEKAQIFLPTPMTMATAMYLTGINPETGEEIYVARKPSLKKNQLESLPGHFQKKSTR; from the coding sequence ATGATAAAAGCAGTTTCCTTTTTACCGGTTACACGGAAAGAGATGGAAACCCTTGAATGGGATTTCTGCGATATCATACTGATTACCGGGGATGCATATGTAGATCATCCTTCCTTCGGAGCGGCTGTCATAGGCAGGTATCTTGAAAACATGGGTTATAGGGTGGGAATCATTCCCCAGCCGGATATTTCGTCACCTGATGATTTCCTGCGGCTCGGTGTTCCGAAGCTATTCGTTGGAATAACTTCAGGGGCGATGGATTCCATGGTTAACCATTATACATCTCTAAAAAGAATCCGCTCCAACGACGCATATTCCGAAGGGGGAAAGCCCGGGAGAAGGCCTGACAGGGCATTGATGAAATACGTAAACCTCGCTCAGAGAACGATGCCTGGTGTTCCGGTAGTAATTGGGGGTATAGAAGCCAGCCTGAGAAGGCTGAGTCATTACGATTACTGGAGCGACAGGGTCAGAAAATCAATTCTGCTCGATACAAAAGCGGATATTCTTGTATACGGAATGGGAGAAAAAGCGACGGGCGAAATTGCCGGTGCCCTGTCATCCGGTCGGGATATCAGTGGAATCAGGGGTACCGCGGTTTACACCAGCGAAAAATCCCTTTGCGAAATGGATCTTGATCAGTACATCGAACTGCCTTCGCACGAAGAGGTCTCAAGCAGTTCGGATTCGTTCATGGAAACGACTAAGATTCTTGAGAGTGAAATCAGCCCCTTTTCAGGCTCCACTCTTATTCAGAAGGCCGACAGCCGTGCTGTTATCGTCTATCCGCCACAATATCCGTTGAGTACCGATGAGATGGACAGTGTATACGATCTGCCATACTCCAGGGAACCTCATCCGATTTACACCGAAGAGATTCCGGCGTTCAGTATGATACAGAATTCGATTACAGTTGTTCGTGGTTGTGCGGGAGGCTGTAGTTTCTGCGCCCTGGGGCTGCACCAGGGAAAACTGATAAGCAGCAGGAGCCGCAATTCAGTCGTACGGGAAGTAAAAACGCTTACAGGCAAACCATATTTCAGGGGAACGGTTACCGATCTGGGTGGCCCCACCGCTAATCTTTACGGTCTTGGCTGCGCCGGCGGCGAAGCTCTTCACGAATGCAGAAGGTATTCATGCCTGTATCCCGACATCTGCGAGAATTTTAAAACGGACCACAGCCCGTATATTGAACTTCTGGATGCAGTCGCGAACATCTCCGGTGTACGAAATGTTTTTGTTTCCAGCGGTATACGATTCGATGTAGCCCTTCGCGACAGGGGCTTCATTGAAAAACTGGTAAGGGATAACGTGTCTGGATACCTTAAGATTGCTCCTGAACACTTCGATCCGGATGTTCTGAAACTGATGAGGAAACCTCCCCCCGATATTTGGAGAAGATTCAAGGTTCTTTTTGAAGATATCTCGCAAGAAGCGGGTAAAGAACAGTATATAGAACCTTACATACTCGTTGCTGCTCCTGGCTGCGATATGAAACAGATGCACAGGGCGGCAGCAGAACTCAGGAGCCAGCGCATGCGGCCCGAAAAGGCTCAGATATTCCTTCCAACTCCCATGACCATGGCAACGGCTATGTACCTTACCGGTATCAATCCGGAAACTGGTGAAGAGATTTATGTGGCCCGAAAACCTTCACTGAAAAAGAACCAGCTGGAATCACTTCCGGGTCACTTTCAGAAAAAATCCACCAGATAG
- a CDS encoding sulfite exporter TauE/SafE family protein — protein MTPLNAILLFLAGTAAGFVNVNAGGGSFLTIPLLMMLGGLPATAANGTNRIAVLLQNIIAVKNFRRHGFRDTRQGLKLGASAMAGAVIGSIIVQDIPENTFRTILSVIMVLALAIVLRPGKKNSIKYCAEQLKHPVLQVFLFFFIGIYGGFIQAGTGYLIIFSLSILGGLSLLKTNSLKIIIISAYLLPSLVVFIINGEVRWLPALILAAGTSTGGWFGSTFAIKKGDKWIRVILAAAIVAMAAKMLGLF, from the coding sequence ATGACTCCTCTTAACGCAATATTGCTTTTTCTTGCAGGCACTGCCGCCGGTTTTGTTAATGTCAACGCGGGTGGTGGCTCTTTTCTCACAATACCCCTTCTGATGATGCTGGGTGGATTACCTGCGACTGCTGCAAACGGAACAAACAGAATAGCTGTGCTGTTACAGAACATTATCGCTGTCAAAAATTTCAGAAGACACGGGTTCAGGGATACCAGACAGGGATTAAAACTTGGAGCTTCGGCAATGGCCGGTGCAGTAATAGGGTCCATAATTGTGCAGGACATACCGGAAAACACCTTTCGCACCATACTTTCAGTCATCATGGTTCTAGCTCTCGCAATTGTCCTCCGCCCGGGGAAAAAGAATTCCATCAAATACTGCGCAGAACAGCTCAAACACCCGGTTCTGCAGGTTTTCCTGTTTTTCTTCATAGGTATTTACGGCGGTTTCATTCAGGCCGGAACAGGATACCTTATCATTTTCTCTCTTTCCATTCTGGGAGGCCTTTCTCTCCTTAAAACGAACAGTCTGAAAATTATTATCATTTCAGCTTACCTTCTTCCATCCCTCGTGGTTTTCATAATCAACGGAGAGGTCCGCTGGCTGCCCGCGCTTATTCTCGCGGCAGGAACTTCTACAGGGGGATGGTTCGGCTCCACCTTTGCTATAAAAAAGGGCGACAAATGGATTCGAGTAATACTGGCTGCCGCAATTGTAGCTATGGCGGCAAAAATGCTGGGGCTTTTTTAA